The DNA region ggttgaaaagatgaaaataaaataaattctaaAGAGAAAGTAATATGACGGCTTACAAGTCTTGAAATAATCCCAACACGTCATTAATAACGAACAAAGCATTTATTAATAGTTTAGGGTTGTTAACCAAATAAAAGGGTCCTCATCCTAATTAAAATCGGACAAAATTGGGCATTCCCGCGTTGGCCAAGCGTCGCGGGTCCAATGCGGTGTGTTCAATGATTTTAGCCCCTATTTGTGCTGAGCCCACGATGCGGGCATGACATGCAAATTCGAGATTCCGCAGCCTGGTTTTCCCGTCATGGACCCGCGACCTGGGGCTGGCACATTTGTGCTCAATCCTTCTAGAAATTCTCCTAAGTATCGCAAGCTCCTCTCGTTCACTCGTGCATATAAGGTCACCTCCAGAATCAACCAAAACTGCTCGGTTTCCCGTCGTTTGTCTTCATCGTACCTAGACACGTGAAATATAGTGACATAAGCTCAAATTTGACGATTTCATCATAGATTAGGCGATAAAAGTC from Lycium barbarum isolate Lr01 chromosome 10, ASM1917538v2, whole genome shotgun sequence includes:
- the LOC132615773 gene encoding mitotic spindle checkpoint protein MAD2-like isoform X2 — its product is MTLAIENEVPTIISNLNAQLTEWLEAGKLQRVALVIMSKDAGEVSERWKLVPKLIARLRYDEDKRRETEQFWLILEVTLYARVNERSLRYLGEFLEGLSTNVPAPGRGSMTGKPGCGISNLHVMPASWAQHK